The Tachysurus vachellii isolate PV-2020 chromosome 25, HZAU_Pvac_v1, whole genome shotgun sequence genomic sequence cggctgtgtcccaaatggtGTACtggacactacacacttacaccaTGCAAAATCTTACAAATAACGTAATATAAATTTCATACTAAACTCTTAAACAGAAGTACAGTAAATGTACGTGACTGGTTATGCCTCAGCCCATAAAACGTCACAACGACCCTACAACATCCTGTGTGATTTTGGCTCCATCCCAAATGACTAAGCAGTTTGTCTAAATAGTGCACGAACTGTCCATGCATACTATATATGTGACAAGTTCTCCGTACCTGGAAGCCCTGAATGTGAGCGAGGTACTCGAGCTGCTGCGATGGCTGAACGGAACTGCAGGGGATGGTGGGTGTTTTTGGCGTTTTGTTCAGCAGCTCCCGTGCCATGGCGGCTGTCTTTGAGGCGCTGCTGTTGTAAAACGGTGCCACGCTCACTTCTTTAGGGTTCATATAGGTCACAGGGGTCATGGGGGTGACCGAGGGCACAGTGGCACCTTTATTCCTGCTGGCCTCCATCTCCTGATACACGTCCGGAGAGAGGTGGAGGATTCCTTTCTGCGCTTTGGGacaaaagagaaggaaagagaacagGCATCGACGTCAAGACAAAGCGTACAGCCGCTAAGTTACTGAAAATACATGTTAATTATTTGCAATtcctaaaaaataattatggtaaataattattataattattataataataatagtaaataatttgaaaatatCCTCACTGTTTTTAGTAGCATCCTTTCAGTTTTTAGTATACTAAGAGATTCCTGATTTATAATCCAACTACACATCTGATCATCTTGAAGCACGAGGACTTTTATATGAGACTGATTCCTCAAATTTGGTCTGTTAAAAGTAtagaaatgaaatcaaataaatgggattgttatttatttatttattttttaaaattgggTGTCAAGTTAAAGTGGCCTCAGCAGAGCAGAGACTGGCGTTTCACCAGCTCCAGGCATCTCCAGATCATGTGAACCTTTCCCGAATGTTGGAATGCGACTCGCTAAAATTCGCGCTAGTTGCTGCGCCGCTGTGGGAAGGGGTGCGTTAAAAGACGCTATTAAATCACGGGGGTAAAATGCTGAGGTCTGCCAGTGATGCATTTCTGTAAGtcgttaaatataaaaaatatgagcTCGGAGTCCCgtttgtgcttttttaaataataaccaaATGATGAATTTAGTTTCTCTTATGAAacataacacaataacacacactcaacaaCAATATTAAAACGCAAGTGTGAGCCAGGATGATCTCATCAGTGACATTAAAAAAGCACTTAAATGCTCAATAAAGTCAATAAATTACCCGCTTTTTTTGCCCCCAGTGTCTTTACATGGAgtctaaaataaaaccaaagcaacaggttttttccccctgcaCTGACTATATTTGACTATTCTGATGTAAAATGTATGATTTTCTATCTTAAAGAATCTCTTGCTAGCGACGTTGTACGCTGAATTTCGTGTCGTTAACTATCTACTGTTACGTTTGAGTAAAAATGTACAAGCTTCTTTCTCGTTTATATTGAAAACATAAAGCAGTAAAAGTGGATTTTGTGTAGATTTGAGTAATGTGTGTCTTCACTACTACTGATGTGGAAGCTCAGTGATTCAAATGTTGGACTACAGGacggaaggttgtaagttcgaaccccaggtccacaaagctgccactgctgggctcttgagcaaagtccttaaccctcaattgctcagctgtataaaaatgtatgttgctggataaggacgtctgccaaataccatgaaatgccatgaatgtgtgtgttgttgtgctAAGGAACGGCAGACGGCAAATTTTTTTgtcatctcatttttatacagctgcacaattcagggttaagggccttgctcaggggcccagcgctcagtggcagcttgatttGACAGGGGATTCGACCTGAAAACCTTCCGAATcggtagtctaacaccttaaccacttccCGCCACATCCCCCATAGTATCGGTATCACACTGAAAATTGTTTCGATACACAAAAGCTTTCACTCAAGACACAAATATCCAGGAAGTAGAATGTGTAAATGTGGAGCGTGATTGGCGCAGGACCAGTTCTCTCCTTCCACCACTTGTCTGTGAATGTAAACAGAGATACTGTATGAAGTGTAAGGTCTGTGTACAAAGGCAACGCCGAACGCTGATGTCTTTTATAAACCGGATTAGTCTCGGATAGTTTATCACACCGAACTGTTTGGACATTTTAAGTCCTCCTGACTTTAACGATGTGTGTCTCGTATCTGAGCATTAAACGCTCCTGGAGTTCTAAACGCAGAGAAGACAGAATGCACGCAAATCACATTCTGAGGGATAACTAGtggaaaagaaacacacacacacacacatacacatacacactgctctGGATCATATCAGGGCtaaaaaactgtaaattatAGTCATTACTGTGACAGTGAAAGCTCTGTGGAAGGGAAAGTTTACAGAGCGAGTGCACACTGATAGTGTCCTACAGGAGCACTGAGATAACAGCGAGCCAGAAAAATGTCTCTGCTCCAGCACAAAAATGCACTTTAACCCGACGAGGGCCCACGATCAGAGACGAGGGCTCCGTCCCAAACCGCACACTGCCATACTCAAGCTTATGTTAAATCAGAATTCAGTTTgggacaccacacacacacacacacacacacacacacacacacacacattctaaacATCCAGCATTGTTTGAACAGAGGTCTTCTAAGGGTCCTTATTTTAGACAAATGTGATGGAGCCTCAGAGAATAACATCCCATAATTTTGTTCGCTAGACGATGGTattaagaagaaagaaagaaagaaagaaagaaagaaagaaagaaagaaagaaaaaaaaagtaatggacTTGTGATTGAAGAACAGATGAGTCCTACCTACAGATGAGTCCTAGCTATAGACTCATGTCTATCTCAAACAGGCTCTGTCCTAAACCGCATACTAGTGAACTAAACAGTAGGTCAAACAGCTAAATAATACACTACCGCTTTTAAACTGTCTCTGAAACCTGATCATGACATCTGTACATGTTGGTCATGGTGAAATCCCTTCTGACAGCCTTAGTGTGTgtcagagcgtgtgtgtgtgtgtgtgtgtgtgtgtgtgtgtgtgtaatcctgAATGACAGAAAAACAGGGATAGTCTGCAGGCCATGCCCTCCAGTCAGCTAGATTCAACACAcagcatcacacagacacatacagcatcacacagacacacacacaacacacagagagagagagacagagagcgagagagcaagagagcaagagagcgagagagaaaaacacttaCTGTTAGTGCTGGCTTCAGGGAAAGTGGCTCTTTGTCCATTCCAGCTTTTGTTGTCCATGTGTGGCTGAGCGAGcgaatgatacacacacacacacacacagaagcagagtGAGTGAAAGGGGAAAAGCACTTTTCAAGCATGTCACACAGGTTAATCTTCACtaggaagggaggaagggaaTTGAGACATCACAGTTAAATCCTACACAGTCAAGTATTAtaagagtcacacacacactcacacgtacgCACAATTTTCTAGGGCCAACTGGACTGAAGGTAAAGGACAACAGTTCTCGAATCCATGGCCTAAGGTTCAAAACCCCTTGGTGCAAAAGTTCTCTCCATGGGTTACGTCCCAAACTGCACACTGCCATACTAAATAGTGTGCTAAAATAGCACACTGTCAGAAGTCTACACTCACTGACAAACTGACTCATTGAAACACAAGCCAGGTTTTTAGCTACAATAACAAATCTAACTACTGACTACAGCTGTGTCCCAAACTGCACCAAATTCTGTACTAAAGTGTACGTTAAAATAGAACACCACTGACAAAAAGGCCTTCAGTGGCAGACTACgggatgtagtgtgtgtgtgtgtgtgtgtgtgtgtgtgtgtgtgtagcacagtTTGGTTATGTCATCTTGTTGCTGATCTTCAGAACGGAACAGGAGTTGACGGAAATGCACAATCGTTAACATCTGGATGGAAGcgctttgtgtgtgagtgagtgtgtgtgtgtgtgtgtgtgtgtgtgtgctgtcctGTGTGCTGACCTTCTCCTGTGTGTTCTGAATAGGCGTGGAGGCTTTGTATCCCAGATGGAGCAGCATTGCCTCTGCAGCTGCACGTTTAGCGACTTTCTTATTCGACCCTGTTCCTGAGGTCACTTCATCACCCACCTTCacctgtacactcacacacacacacacacacaaacacacatcagaaACTTATTACATAAAGAACCTAAAGcaccaatcttttttttttttacataatcttTAACTATCCAGTGTGGGATAATGAGATCCCATGATAGCATCACAAAGATCAATATTCTCTGGATGCTGtgttgcttttctgctcatcacagttTGACAGAGTGATTATCTGCGTTCTGAGTGACTACATCCTTCTTGCCAACTCAAACCAATCTGACTATTTTTCTCTGACCTCTCTTAGGCATTTACActcacagaactgctgctcatttAATGTTGTATATTTTGCACCATTCAGTGTAACACAACACTGTGGAGATCTGCAGCTTCTAAAGCACTAAAACCAACCCACATGATTAGTTAGCTGTTAGAATGTAAACTTGTTCAGGTACAcctaatggatggatggatggatggatagatggatggatggatggatggatagatagatagatagatagatagatagatagatagatagatagatagatagatagatagatagatagacaaacagacagacagataggtagacagacagacagacagacagacagatagatagatagatagacagatatagacagacagacagacagacagacagacagacagatagatagttagatagatagatagatagatagatagatagatagatagatagatagatagatagatatagacagacagatagatagatagatagatagatagatagatagatagatagatagatagatagatagacagatatagacagacagacacacagacagacagacagacagagagatagatagatagatagatagatagatagatagatagatagatagatagatagatagatagatagatatagacagacagacagacagacagacagatagatagatagatagatagatagatagatagatagatagatagatagatatagacagacagacagacagatagatagatagatagatagatagatagatagatagatagatagatagatagatagatagatagatagatagacagatatagacagacagacacacagacagacagacagacagagagatagatagatagatagatagatagatagatagatagatagatagatagatagatagatagatagatagatagagagtcctgaaaataaagaaatacatctaatatttttaattatgacATCGTAAAATTATGATGTACAAAAAATGGGATAATTTTGTCTCAGTTGTTCTGAAGACTACGTTTTTTCCTGTCAAAATtgaatttgtacatttttttatttgctagaaaaataataagatcTAAGattcttaaaaatgaaaaatttctaCAATTTCTAGAAGCAGGAATAATTATCTGCTAGTTTGTTTTATgcttgaaatataaataataactagaaatatttcatattattcattcatgatttttatgctgtttttatCACAATTCTatcttttattgatttatttatatatttttttaacattaaaaacgTCACAggatgtttataatcacacgtCTGGCATCATAGAAACCCTTTACATATTTGACATTTTCTGTATAAACTTTGTGATATCTGATAGCTCAAATACGACGATTAGTGGTGGCTCTGAGAAAGTTCTGTAATTtcctaaaattaaaataaataaataaataaataaataaataaataaataaataaataactgttgAATCCTGGGAATCCCTCTCATCACACATCCTGGGTTTTATACAGCACAggaactgaaaaataaatataatattatccTCCAAgtcatttgacttttttttttatttccttcgaTTACACGGCAATTTCCCTTGATTGCCGCACCCTTgttgtgataaaataaaaaaaactgctttgaaaaaatgaataactaatAAAATTCTAGCGCAGTAAGAGAGAGTTAGACATCTGAAAATAATTGACATTATATTAAGTACATTGCACTCGGCGTGAGGcttgtattaaatatatatgtatcaaAGAATTCTGATTATTAGCAGACTggacataaatatttattatcttGCCATCCTGAATATCTTCAGTTATATTTGCACGTTTTCTTCTCAGGCGTATTACATCATCTCTAAGGAGCGGTTTCCTACACAGGTAGAGTTTCTCTAACCCAGAAACAATAGAACACCACCCTGTAGTGAAATAAGCAAAAGTAAATCAAACAAACCCAGACGTCTAATAAAACAAAGCGAAGGGCTGAGAGAGGGAATGAAACACAAGCAGAAACATAAACAGGACGTATCGCTGCCAAAATCAAAACAGTGCACGAACGATACCGCAGTTAACAACAGAGGGATATTTCATTTGTCATTTCTCGGTGGTATGCTGCtttgaataaacattttttaacggTTTTAAACAAAGCTAAAAACGTCGGAAAATTGGAACACGGCTCTCGACCGATGGGATCGGAGTTTTATCCGTTTTCAAACGGCTGTAATGATAGAACTCATTTTTTCATAATTCATTGCATTACTGTTGTATCATCAAAATCCTAACTATTATCACCGCCATTATTattcatacctgcaaactcacaagaggtgaaaaaaggtgacaaggttcgaaataAACACCCACCCCCCAAAAGAAAAattgagaacttaaaatgaagcactctgacaagaacataaagggaaaagacaacatttgcttcaagtgaaaaaaacacttttattaatcctatttttaccaaaatttattggaaataatttttctctgtacaatttgagtgccttggaaccttaataaattgatgaacacaaatattgctattgcttttgtttttttggccgCCACAAGCCTTTCAAGTGCCCGTTTTCGTTGTTTAGCAATGtgtctctttattgctttttgttcaTCCTCTGCGGTTTGAAGTGAGGGACGAAATAGTTGATTGCCTTATCTTGCTTCTGAAAGACTTGAGGATGATTGAGAcgtgaggcgtcatctgcttactagtgcttcacactccagtccagttggtggcggtgaatgcaccaaaagttggtttgccatccgccataaaaagtcattagaagtagagacgcgaggcatcagcttgatagatggtatactacgctgcgtccaaaaccgccgcctaagcactacttcGCCTAACTATTGGATGGAAGTTAGCGGTTTCggacgcagctgaaagaagccccgcccccacccacacccaaactaaaaactcttcggatctacacgattcacacaaatgacatattttgattaaaaatggcGAATTTCGCCGAAAAgcgactagtgtgtgtgtgtaaacagtacCTGCATGATGAACTCTCGACGGCGTGGCAAGCCTCTCTCGGACAGCAGTGTGTACTCGGGCTCTTTCTCACGTTTAGCCTGCTGGATCTGAGCGAGTCGGCTGATGGGGTTCATGCCCTGACCATACTCTGGGCCAGCCTGTGAggacatataacacacacacactgttctagGTCCTGTCTGACAGATAATGTCTGCCAATCAGGCTGCCTGTATGTCTATCCCACCATCAATCTGTTTAGCAGTTCAGCTTCTGTTGGTCAGACATGAATCATCTACCATATGATTCATGTCTGTTAGTGTGTCCGTTATTGTGCATCAgactgtccttctgtctgtctgcctgtctgtcagtgtgcATCAGACTGTCCtgctgtctgcctgcctgtctgtcagtgtgcATCAGACTGTccttctgtctgcctgcctgtctgtaagtgtgcttgtgttttagtCTGTTTTCCAGTTGCTGTTTGTCTGTCCAACACTTGATCTCTCggtcagtgtctcagtgtgtctgtAGACCTGTTGATCGAcccgtgtgtttgtccctcagTCTATCCACCGTACATGTCTGCATGTGACTGTCTCTGTTGTTTATGACTGTCATTGTGTCTGAACAAACTGTCTACCTGGGTGTCAATCTACCAGTGTTTTTTTATCGATGTGCCTTTCTGTCGTTCTGTCTACCagttaatctgtctgtctgcctggaAGTCTGTCTACAGTCAGCAGCCTAACCTTCAGTATGGTCTTGGGCCGTTTCTTGTAGTGCACTTTGGGCTTCTCCACTACAGGGATGAAGGGCAGCTTCTTCAGCTCCTGCAGGATGGAGGAAGCTGCACGCTTCTTCGACAGCTTCTTGCTGTTGCCCTCACCCTCAGCGGAGAACTCGCCCACCGTCACACGGGTCAGGAAGCTCTTCATGTGGGGCGGGCCACTCTCCTTCAGCACCTGGGGACAGAGGAGGACAGGAAGGTCGGTGAGACGCAGAGCAGAGCAGGTTACGACTGTAACGACACATTAAACATTTAGAACATCAGTTACCCAGAATGCAGCTGGACATTCTGCTTACTAACTCATGTGTTTTAACATTCAGATTCGATTCCACTGTCTCTTCTTGGGCAGCAAAGCAGGTGAGTTCAGTGTTAAGGAGGGGGAttagattacacacacaaacctggcTCTCTCTTGTTCAGTGAAAGTTATCTCGCTCCTGAGACTCACTTTTAAATCCTATCCTCATACATATAAGCTGTCtggcattctctctctctctctctctctctctctctctctcccccacacacacactgtgtatgcAGTTTTACTGAGAACCTAGAAACCAAGTTACTTTATACATATAATGTCATAATATACATCTGcctaaccatccatccatccatccatccatccatccatccgtgtGTCtgtctacccatccatccatctgtctcaCTATCCTTCCGCCTACCAATGCAtctatgtctgcctgtctgtcttcccATGCATCCACatatctatttatccatccatctgcctGTTTATCTATCTCTTTCTATGCCCATCCTTCCATCcgtccacccatccatctatctatgtGTCTATCTAGTCTCTCCTGTCTCCTGTGCTTCTTTCTGTCTTGTGTATGTCATAATAGACATCTTTGTATGTTTCTTAGTCTTTCAGTcattaaagttaaattaaagtgaattatcatttttatcttgagggaaatacacagagagagagagagagagagagagagagagagagagagagagagtagaagagagagtgagagtgagagagagagagagtaggagagagCGTGTGCGAAAGAGAacaaaagggaaagagagagagagtgagaaaaagagtgagagagagagagtgagggagtgagtgagagaaagaggaagagggagagagagacagagagagagggagatggagagagagagacagagagagagggagatggagagagagagggagatggagagagagagagagagagcgagagagagagagagagagagagagagagagagagataaagagagagagggagggggagagagagagagagagagagagagagagagagagagtgagagagagggagagagagagtgagagagagagagagtgagtgtgagagtgagagagagagagagagagagagagagagagagagagagagagagagagagagagagagagagagaaagtgagagcgtgagagagagggagagagagagtgagagagagagagagagagagagagagagagagcgagagagtgagtgtgagagggagagagagagagagagagagagagaaagagagagggagggagagagagagagagagagagagagagagagagagagagagagagtggagagggagagagagagagagagagagagagagaaagagagagggagggagagagagagagagagagagtggagagggagagagagagagagagagagagagaaagagagagagagggagagggagggagagagagagagtggagagggagagagagagagagagagagagagagagagagaaagagagagagagggagagcgttCCTCACACACCTGACAGAATTTATGACCCAATATTTACAAGACTTTCATGTGGAAGGATTTGATCATCACACTCCAATGTTACAGAAGAGATCTCTACATCCGTGGTGGCTCTGAAGCTGCTGTTTACTCCGGGCTGATAgaacattttcatatttatcatGGGGTATGACATCATAATTCTAACCAAGTCCACGTTTATCCGCGTGTGTGATTCAAACcgaaatattttatatctggtcgtttgtctctctctttacctaCTGCTCAATACATTAGATTTACAGTTATAGATATCTGAGAACATCTCCAGTCATACCACAGAACTAATTAACATGGATCCTGAATGCGTCTAAAGCCCTGAGTCACCTGACCTCACACAGTCACCTGACCTCACACAGTCACCTGACCTCACACAGTCACCATCACTGCAGTTATTGTTGAGGATTCGCTGGTGGAAGCTTATCGCCTGCAGCATGTGATTGTCTAATCACAGGAACACTGTCTTTGAGTAGATCTTGGCACTCCTTAAATCCATCGGCAACAGACGAGCCATCGTCCCCGGCGTCAGACGGTGTAGCGTCTTCGGTACAGTGATGGAATTTCAACGAAGACTTTGATCTGACCAGTTTTTCTGTCCTACATGGATCATGTTCTCCGGGAAGACGATGTGGGACGATCTGTGTAAAGGCAGGATGTGAGGACGGCAAGAGACACCGAGACCCACTGAGCGAAGAAAGGCTCTTTTGTGTGGCGTGTTGATGCGTCTGCCCGcaagacacacactcatgcacatgactcagagcgagagagagagaaagacagagagagagagagagggagagagagagagagttctacAGGTCTGAAAGACTGAATccactgtatatctgtctgtctgtaggtctgtctgGCCACATTTCTTCCAGTCTGTCCACACATCTGTCGAGCTCTCTGTTTGACCTAGCTGTCTATCTTTCCTTCAGTCTTTCTGTCCATCTAttttccatctctctatctatctgtatgcccgtctgtctgtcagtcttccCATCTCTttgtttatatgtctgtctgtctctgtccacCCTTATCTCTCCTCGATGGCCCATTTGTCAACAATCTGTCATTCTGTCCGTCATCCAgtccgtctgtctgtcatcAATCTGTCCACCTGTATGTCTATGTCTGtcagtatgtactgtactgtatgtatccgTTTGTCAGGCCCTTCTTTTTCCTGTCAGTCTCGCTATCACTTGGTTCCTCCATCTACTTATTTGTCAGTTTTCCTCACTGCCTATTCATTTATCTGTCTCACTGTtaagctgtctgtctctctcagtcagtGTACTGCACCAACACTGTCTGTAGGCATCTCAGTGAGAACTGCGATGAGCGACAGTTGATGACAGCTTTAGCGCTTAGGTTCTCCATGTTCTTTgtgaatcatcatcatcatcatcatcatctctgctGCTCGTGTAGAGGAGATATGCCGCTCTGTTCAGATCCAGACGTGCACCGTTTCCACGGTTTGCTTCTCGCTCACATTGCAGCACTCACTCGGTTTCGGTGTTTATCCATGAAGTGCGCACTACACATTCTTTCCGAATCCTGATCACAGGCCAAAATTCCTGCGCAGGCCAGGATCCCACAGCTGAACGATGAAGCGGAGGACGACACAGGAAAAGAGCGATACATCATTCGCAAGTTAAACTCGGCTTGACAGCGCACGCCACATGCACGCACGCGGCCTTCGAATCGTGTAGAGAAAACAGCACGATCGGGGACAAACATAACATTTACAACGTAACGTTTACGCACGAAATCTGTTCGGAAGTTTGCTAACGAGGCTGCTTGTTAAAGTTGTTAAACATCGTGGTTAAATTGACCTCACGCTAAGGATGGAATAACAGACAGACATTTTCCAGGCCTCACAGAGGGATTAGGATCAGAACAAATCTGGCAACATGACTGGGACGAACACTAAACCAGACACAGAGGCAACACAGAGAACTTTTCATGCTTTGACAGGAGATGGTGCTTCCTTCAGAACAAGGAACCTGTCAGAAATCTTGATAAAAATCTAGATAAGAGCATTTTATGTGGATATAAATCTCAGattgttattataaacatcTTAGTAAATACATATAGACTGAATATGTAGGGTGGCTAAACACATTAAAGATGAACTGACAGCTGAAATCTAAGGTTcatgctacagtatattgtgtgttttatacctCAAAATTCACAGGCATGTTCCTCTTCAGTGCAATCTCATACACCAGGCtgatttcagatttatttgcgTCGCTCTCCTCCTCTGAGCCTTTTTTGTCCTCCAGactctaaaaatatataaagcacAAATGAagccttttttctttcatgaatctgaaaaaagaatgtaaaaaaataaaaaggttttaggGCAATTTGATGCATGTGTCTATAAGATGCTGGGAAAATAAAAT encodes the following:
- the stau2 gene encoding double-stranded RNA-binding protein Staufen homolog 2 isoform X1; the protein is MAQVKVQTSAHAVPSINGTVPTVPPAPPQDNMANPKEKTPMCLVNELARFNRIQPQYKLLNERGPAHAKIFTVQLCLGEQMWEAEGSSIKKAQHLTANKALAECTLPCPPPRITKPDTHTNPGSITPTVELNGLAMKRGEPAIYRPLEPRTPHRANYNFRGIFNQRYHSTVPRVFYVQLTVGSNDFYGEGRTRQAARHNAAMKALQALRNEPIPEKQLQSLEDKKGSEEESDANKSEISLVYEIALKRNMPVNFEVLKESGPPHMKSFLTRVTVGEFSAEGEGNSKKLSKKRAASSILQELKKLPFIPVVEKPKVHYKKRPKTILKAGPEYGQGMNPISRLAQIQQAKREKEPEYTLLSERGLPRRREFIMQVKVGDEVTSGTGSNKKVAKRAAAEAMLLHLGYKASTPIQNTQEKPHMDNKSWNGQRATFPEASTNTQKGILHLSPDVYQEMEASRNKGATVPSVTPMTPVTYMNPKEVSVAPFYNSSASKTAAMARELLNKTPKTPTIPCSSVQPSQQLEYLAHIQGFQVQYTDRQTDTEFVTYLTLSPVQMTFHGIGSSIQASHDQAALSALKQLSEQGLDPVDGGVKVENGPCEISVKHPDGKQTNSVSQDCADPNAVA
- the stau2 gene encoding double-stranded RNA-binding protein Staufen homolog 2 isoform X2; protein product: MAQVKVQTSAHAVPSINGTVPTVPPAPPQDNMANPKEKTPMCLVNELARFNRIQPQYKLLNERGPAHAKIFTVQLCLGEQMWEAEGSSIKKAQHLTANKALAECTLPCPPPRITKPDTHTNPGSITPTVELNGLAMKRGEPAIYRPLEPRTPHRANYNFRGIFNQRYHSTVPRVFYVQLTVGSNDFYGEGRTRQAARHNAAMKALQALRNEPIPEKQLQSLEDKKGSEEESDANKSEISLVYEIALKRNMPVNFEVLKESGPPHMKSFLTRVTVGEFSAEGEGNSKKLSKKRAASSILQELKKLPFIPVVEKPKVHYKKRPKTILKAGPEYGQGMNPISRLAQIQQAKREKEPEYTLLSERGLPRRREFIMQVKVGDEVTSGTGSNKKVAKRAAAEAMLLHLGYKASTPIQNTQEKPHMDNKSWNGQRATFPEASTNTQKGILHLSPDVYQEMEASRNKGATVPSVTPMTPVTYMNPKEVSVAPFYNSSASKTAAMARELLNKTPKTPTIPCSSVQPSQQLEYLAHIQGFQCHPNENELHF